The following nucleotide sequence is from Aneurinibacillus soli.
GTAATGTCAATCCGATGCATATGGTTGCATTGTTAGATGTTGTAAAACAAAGTGGTGTTGAAATCGACTATGAGCATGATATAATTACCGTGAAGGGGAAGCGTCCGTTTCATGCTGTGGAGCGCATTATAACTGCACCGTATCCAGGGTTTCCGACGGATATGCAGGCGCAGATGATGGCGTTTCTTTCGCTTGCTGATGGCTGTAGTATTATGAAGGAAACTGTTTTTGATGGACGATTTAAGCATGTGAATGAATTGTGCCGCCTCGGTGCGAACCTTTACGTGGACTTAAATAATGCCTTTATTCGGGGGGTACCACATCTTTCCGGGGCCGTTGTGGAAGCAACGGACTTACGTGCCGGTGCGGCGCTTTTGATTGCCGGTCTGGCTGCAGAAGGAGAAACGACTGTCACCCGTATCCATCATATCGACCGTGGGTATGACCGGATTGAAGCGCAGCTTGCAAGCCTTGGAGCTCGTATCCGGCGCCAGTCGTAAATCACATACTGACAAATGAAGCGGCATATGTATCGTATGCCGCTTTTGTAAGTTTAAGAGGAGAAAAGCGAGGGATGGTGAATGGCCAAGCTTGAAAAAGTGCCGCATCTGCGGCAGGAGAAGCGAAAGAAAAACACGAACCGCCAAATACTTGTGCTGATGCTGTTGTTTTTTCTCATCGTATTGCTCGTACTTTTCTTTCGCTCATCCATGAGCCGGGTGCAGGATATTTCGGTAACCGGTACGGAGATTGTTAAAGCTGATGAAGTGGTGAAGCAATCGCAGGTCAAATTGAATATGCAGTATTTATTTGTGGACACAGATAAGGTATCTACTTCTATTAAAAACAGCATTCCGGCGATTGATACAGTTCATGTCGAGAAATCGTTTCCCGGGAAAGTACGTATTATCGTAAAAGAAAAACCGCGTGTAGCACTATGGATGGATGCGCGTGGAACGCTCTATCCTGTCACAGCCATGGGTGATATTTTAAAAGAGTATGCGAATCCAGGTGACTCTGTGGACAAGCCAATCATTCGCCAGTGGCAGACCGCAGCGCTTTTGCCGACATTTGCAGCGGAACTGGCAAAAATGGATCAGGGGGTTAGACAGCAGATCTCAGAGATTAGCCATCAGCCGTCCGCAAGTGATCCCGAAAAAGTTATTCTATTTATGAAAGATGGCTACGAAGTACATACGACTGTTACTAATTTTGCACAAAATATGGCCTGGTATCCTTCCTTCGTTCAAAGCTTGAAGCGGGAGGGACGCACAGAAGGGATTATCAATCTTTCAGAGGTGAAGTGGTTTGAACCGTACAAACAGCAGCAAAAGCAGGGGAAAAGTGACAAAAAGTCTTAAAGTGCGGCGTATTCATGTGTATTTAAGTAGTGTGCTGCTTATGTTCGGTTTTATTGCTGCCTATTCTGTGCAGGTAACAGACCGGAGTAATCGGGAAGTAGGAGATCGGGCAGACAGTGAATGGAAACAAAAGGTTCTCATGAATGAGAAAATCATTCATGAGAAAGAAACAAATGAAATACTGCAAGAGCGTCTGCAAAAGCTGCGTACAGAAGTAAATACAAAAGAAAAAGATTTGTCAGAGCGCCAGGCGATCTCCCAGCAGGTATTGCATGAACTTGAAATGCTGCGGATGCAGGCGGGGCTGACCCCGGTTGTTGGACAGGGTGTGACGGTTACGCTTGAAGACAGTAAAACAGCCCGTGATTTCAAAAACGTTGCGGATGGCATTGTACACGACCAAAATTTGCGCGATGTAGTGAATGAACTGTTTGCGGCAGGGGCAGAAGGAATTGCGATCAATGATCAACGCCTTGTTAGTGGATCAAGTGTCCGCTGTGTGGGTCCAACCATTATCGTCAATGACATTAAGCTGGCGCCGCCGTTCGTCATCCGGGCAATCGGTGAGAAGGAAACACTCGTATCAGCGTTGAAAATGCCGGGTGGGATTATTGATGGGTTAAAACAGCGGACAATCGGCGTAACGATCAGTGAGTCCAATCGAATCGAACTGCCG
It contains:
- a CDS encoding cell division protein FtsQ/DivIB, translated to MAKLEKVPHLRQEKRKKNTNRQILVLMLLFFLIVLLVLFFRSSMSRVQDISVTGTEIVKADEVVKQSQVKLNMQYLFVDTDKVSTSIKNSIPAIDTVHVEKSFPGKVRIIVKEKPRVALWMDARGTLYPVTAMGDILKEYANPGDSVDKPIIRQWQTAALLPTFAAELAKMDQGVRQQISEISHQPSASDPEKVILFMKDGYEVHTTVTNFAQNMAWYPSFVQSLKREGRTEGIINLSEVKWFEPYKQQQKQGKSDKKS
- a CDS encoding DUF881 domain-containing protein; its protein translation is MTKSLKVRRIHVYLSSVLLMFGFIAAYSVQVTDRSNREVGDRADSEWKQKVLMNEKIIHEKETNEILQERLQKLRTEVNTKEKDLSERQAISQQVLHELEMLRMQAGLTPVVGQGVTVTLEDSKTARDFKNVADGIVHDQNLRDVVNELFAAGAEGIAINDQRLVSGSSVRCVGPTIIVNDIKLAPPFVIRAIGEKETLVSALKMPGGIIDGLKQRTIGVTISESNRIELPAYVGENDEKKAISLREESNGEGGKK